The following are from one region of the Macaca thibetana thibetana isolate TM-01 chromosome 2, ASM2454274v1, whole genome shotgun sequence genome:
- the MKRN2OS gene encoding MKRN2 opposite strand protein isoform X1, whose amino-acid sequence MHCAEAGKALIKFNHCEKDIYSFSVPQCCPLCQQDLGSRKLEDAPVSIANPFTNGHQEKCSFHLRPTQGTFLREYDGRSDLHVGITNTNGVVYNYSAHGVQRDGAGWEQSISIPLLQPHMYGMVEQWDKYLEDFSTSGTWLPHRYEEDHHNCYTYTLTFINCVLMAEGRQQLEKSEFTEKYIVPRTRLASKFITLYRAIREHGFYVTDCPKHEAQPPEGGGLC is encoded by the exons ATGCACTGCgcagaggctgggaaggcttTAATTAAATTCAACCACTGTGAGAAAGACATCTACAGCTTCAGTGTGCCCCAGTGCTGCCCTCTCTGCCAGCAGGACCTGGGCTCGAGGAAGCTGGAGGACGCACCTGTGAGCATCGCTAATCCATTTACTAATGGACATCAAGAAAAATGTTCATTCCACCTCAGACCAACTCAGGGAACATTTCTCAG GGAGTATGATGGAAGGTCTGATCTTCATGTTGGAATAACTAACACAAATG ggGTTGTGTATAATTACAGTGCACATGGTGTCCAGCGAGATGGAGCAGGGTGGGAACAGAGCATAAGCATCCCATTACTGCAGCCCCACATGTATGGAATGGTGGAGCAATGGGACAAGTACCTGGAAGACTTCTCCACCTCGGGGACCTGGCTGCCTCACAG GTATGAAGAAGACCACCACAACTGCTACACTTACACACTCACGTTCATTAACTGCGTTCTGATGGCAGAAGGCAGACAGCAACTGGAAAAGAGTGAATTTACGGAGAAGTACATAGTCCCGCGGACAAGGCTGGCGTCCAAGTTCATCACACTCTACCGGGCGATACGGGAGCATGGCTTCTATGTCACTGACTGTCCAAAGCACGAGGCACAACCCCCTGAAGGTGGTGGTTTGTGCTGA
- the MKRN2OS gene encoding MKRN2 opposite strand protein isoform X2, with amino-acid sequence MDIKKNVHSTSDQLREHFSGVVYNYSAHGVQRDGAGWEQSISIPLLQPHMYGMVEQWDKYLEDFSTSGTWLPHRYEEDHHNCYTYTLTFINCVLMAEGRQQLEKSEFTEKYIVPRTRLASKFITLYRAIREHGFYVTDCPKHEAQPPEGGGLC; translated from the exons ATGGACATCAAGAAAAATGTTCATTCCACCTCAGACCAACTCAGGGAACATTTCTCAG ggGTTGTGTATAATTACAGTGCACATGGTGTCCAGCGAGATGGAGCAGGGTGGGAACAGAGCATAAGCATCCCATTACTGCAGCCCCACATGTATGGAATGGTGGAGCAATGGGACAAGTACCTGGAAGACTTCTCCACCTCGGGGACCTGGCTGCCTCACAG GTATGAAGAAGACCACCACAACTGCTACACTTACACACTCACGTTCATTAACTGCGTTCTGATGGCAGAAGGCAGACAGCAACTGGAAAAGAGTGAATTTACGGAGAAGTACATAGTCCCGCGGACAAGGCTGGCGTCCAAGTTCATCACACTCTACCGGGCGATACGGGAGCATGGCTTCTATGTCACTGACTGTCCAAAGCACGAGGCACAACCCCCTGAAGGTGGTGGTTTGTGCTGA